One window from the genome of Papilio machaon chromosome 6, ilPapMach1.1, whole genome shotgun sequence encodes:
- the LOC106709812 gene encoding elongation of very long chain fatty acids protein, which yields MKSPLPLILLTASYLIFVLKLGPKYMETRKPFKLTTFITVYNILQVTYSCALLFIGLNLISTYGLLSSSCLMETEDTKWNVTVGIYYYFFAKVTELMDTIFFVLRKKYNQVTFLHIYHHSLMMWATWISLKYEPSYGTVFLGTLNSFVHIIMYTYYALSAFPDLTKYLWWKKYITMMQLVPFNV from the exons ATGAAATCGCCTTTGCCACTCATTTTATTAACAGCATCCTATCTCATTTTCGTATTAAAACTTGGACCAAAATATATGGAAACAAGAAAGCCTTTTAAATTGACAACATTTATAACAGTCTACAATATCCTTCAAGTGACTTATTCTTGTGCtctattgtttatt GGTCTTAATTTGATATCAACATACGGACTGCTGAGTTCCTCATGTCTTATGGAAACTGAAGATACCAAGTGGAAT GTGACAGTAGGCATTTATTACTACTTCTTCGCCAAAGTTACGGAACTAATGGACACAATTTTCTTCGTCCTACGTAAGAAATATAATCAAGTGACATTTCTACATATCTACCATCATTCCCTCATGATGTGGGCCACTTGGATATCCTTGAAGTACGAACCATCCTACGGCACAGTATTCCTCGGTACCTTGAATTCTTTTGTCCACATCATCATGTACACTTACTATGCGTTATCAGCGTTCCCGGATCTAACGAAATATTTATGGTGGAAGAAATACATTACCATGATGCAGTTG GTTCCATTCAACgtataa